The DNA segment GGATGTCGCTGGCGCCCATTTTCTGCACGTAATCGGCATTAGTCAGGGACATCAACAGGTAGCCGGCCAGGCCCAAAAACACCAGCAAGGGAATACCACTGCGCAGCCCGGCGCGCACTTCCACCCAGGCTTCACGCATCATCAGGGCGAAGGTGCTCATGCGTCGACCGCCTCGCCGGCCTGGGCCAGCGCCAGGTAATAAATATCTTCCAGGCGTGGTGCGTGGGGCATGAAGCGTGGGTCGGCCGGCCGTTCACCCTGCACAATCACCCGACTGCCCTCGGGGCTGGCCGCCACGTGCAAGGCCGCCGGCAAGGTTTCGCCACGCCCAAAAGACGCCGCCCACAGGCGCCCCTGCTCCGCGCCCAGCAACGCCTGAGGGCTGCCCTCCACCAGGATCTGCCCGCCAGCCAACACCGCAAGGCGGCTGCACAGGTTCTCGACGTCTTCGACAATATGGGTCGACAGCAACACAATCGACTCAGCAGCCACGTCCGCCAACACCCGGTGAAACCGGTTGCGCTCCGCCGGATCAAGGCCCGCCGTCGGCTCATCGACAATCAGCAGGCGCGGCGAACCCACCAGCGCCATGGCGATGCCAAATCGGCGCAGCATGCCTCCCGAGTAAGTGGCCAGCGCACGGTGCGCGGCATCCTGCAGATTGACCTTGGCCAACAGGCCTTCGATTTCTGCGCGGCGTTGGCGACTATCGGTACGGCCCTTGAGCCAGGCGAAGCGGTCTAGCAAATCGCGTGCGCTGACGCCCGGATATGCCCCCAGTTGTTGCGGCAGGTAGCCAAGGCGGCGACGCAGGTGGTTGGAGTCGGCCAGCACATCCACGCCATCCAAATGGATGCTGCCCGCGTCGGGCTGCTGCAAGGTCGCCAAGGTGCGCATCAGGCTACTTTTGCCGGCGCCATTGGGGCCGAGCAACCCGTACATACCGGGGCCGACGCTCAGGTCCACGCCGCGCAGCGCTTGTACGCCGTTGTTGTAGCGCTTGCGCAGGCCGCGCACCTGCAAACCCGAATCGACTGACATCTGCAACTCCATGGGCAGCGCGCCGATACCGGCTCCCGATCCAGGGACAGCGGGCCTGCCGGGCGGCACTTGTTTGGGAATGATTGCCCTTAAGAGGCATAGGTATCTACACAACTTTCAGAAACTGACGAACTCCCCTGTGGCGAGCGGGCTTGCCACAACTGGGCTATCTGCCTGGATTTAGGCGTTACGGCAAAGTTGTGTAGATACCTATGTTTAAGAGGGACAGCCCGGGACGGTAGCCACGCACGCGGGTGCGCTCTACCCGATTCAAGTCAATTTCCAACCGTATCGCGCAGTCACCAGCGCCGCGGCCCACAGCAGAGGTGCTCAAGCCCGACACCGGCATGCGGATTGGAGGGGCAATCGACTCGATACGGGTAGCGGCCAAAGTGACAGCGATTAGCATCGTTGCCCGTGTAAACGCCAACGGAAACCCCATGACTAGCGCCCTAGACACCCTGCAACGCCCGGTCAACCACCTGATTCGCCTTGGCGTGGCGCTCGCCGCCGTCGGGGCCTTGGTGAACCTGGTGCCCTCTATTGCCTTGACCGAGCTGGCGCGCCTGCTACTGGCCGGCACTGCTGAGCAGCAAGCCCTGTGGCTGTGCGCCAGCTGGGTGGTGATTGCCCTGAGTGTCGGCTGGATGGCCTGCGGCGCCGCCCTGTGGCTGACACACCTGGCCGACCATCGCTTGCAAGCCAGCCTGCGCGAAGCGCTGGTTGGCAAGCTCGCACGCGTGCCGCTGGGCTGGTACACCGAGTCGAGTTCCGGCGCAGTGCGCAAGGTAGTCCAGGACGATCTTGAAGACCTGCATCACCTGATCGCCCACCACGCCGTGGAACGTACCGCCGCCATCGTCACGCCCCTGGCAGGGCTGGTGTGGCTGGCCAGCCTGAACTGGCGACTGGCGCTGCTGGCAGTGCTGACCCTGCCGCTCTATAGCCTGGCCTATGCCCTGATGATGCGCGGCTTCGGCAGCAAGATGCAGTTGCTGGATCAGAGCATGACCCGTATCAGCGCAGCCATTGTCGAGTTCGTCCACGGGATTTCCGTAGTCAAGGCATTCGGTCGCGTCGGCCAGGCCCATCACGGCTATCAACAGGCAGTCAGCCAGTTCGGCCAGCAGTACGCCGACTGGGTGCGGCCCTTGCTGCGCCTGGAAGCCATTTCGTCCATGGCCCTGAGCGTGCCGGTGATTCTGCTGGTGAGCCTGGGGGTGGGCAGCCTGTGGTTGAGTCGCGGCTGGATCACCCCACTGCAATTGTTTGCCGAAACGCTGGTGGCGGTGGTCATTCCACAGTCCCTGCTGGTGATCAACCAGAGCCTGGCCGCCCAGCGTACTGCCCAGGCCGCCGCCGGGCGGATCGAAGCCCTGTTGAACGTAGAAGAACTGCCCACGCCAGCCCACTGCCGCGAACCGGCGGGGCACGATGTGAGGTTCGAACAGGTCGAGTTTGGCTACGACGCAGCGCACCCGATCCTCAAGGGCATCGACCTGTATTGCCCGGCCGGTACGGTCACCGCGTTAGTGGGCAGTTCCGGTGCCGGTAAATCGACCCTGGCCAAGTTGGTGCCGCGTTTTCATGACGTCAACGCTGGCCGGGTGCTGGTGGGCGGTGTCGATGTGCGGCAGATCGACCCGGGCAAGTTGTACCGGCACGTCGGTTTTGTTTTGCAGGATGCGCAACTGGTGCATGGCAGCGTGGCCGATAACCTGCGCCTGGGCTGCCCCGGTGCCAGCGATGAGCAATTGCAGGCCGCCGCCCGCGCGGCGCAGATTCATCAGCGCATCCTGGCCCTGCCCCGAGGTTATCAATCCGTGATTGGCGAAGACGCGATTCTTTCCGGCGGCGAGGCCCAGCGCCTGTCAATCGCCCGTACGCTGCTGGCGGATACCCCGGTGCTGATCCTCGACGAAGCCACCTCCCACGCCGATCCGCAATCCGAGGCGCTGATCCAGGATGCGCTTTCTGCGCTGGCGCGAGGGCGCACGGTACTGGTGATTGCCCATCGCCTGGCGAGTATTCGCGATGTCGACCAAATCGTCGTGCTCGATCAGGGTCGCGTTGTGGAATGTGGTCGCCATCAGCAACTGCTGCAGGCCAACGGCGCCTACTCTCGGTTATGGCACGCCAGTGCGCTGGAGGCCTCGTTATGATCCGCAGCCTGTCGACCTTGTTGGGCCCGGCCCACGCCACGCGCCTGTATCGCTACCTCGCCTGGCTGGTGGCCAGTGCCATGCTGCAAGGCTTGGCGGTGGCGTTACTGGTGCCGATCCTCCACGCGCTGTTTGCCGGCGACCTGCCGACGGCCATGACCTGGCTCGCCGGCCTCGCGGCGATGGTGGTGCTGACCTGCATTGCCCACTACCAGCAGGCGATGCAGGGGTTCGCCCTGGCGCTGCTGGTGCTTACCACTTTGCATGAGCGCCTTGGCCAGCACCTGATGCGCCTGCCCCTGGGCTGGTTCGACAGCGAGAAGGTCGGCCAACTGTCGCGCAGCGCCACCAGCGGCACGCTGATGGTCACCGGGTTGTTTGCCCATTATCTGGGCCCGGTGGTATCCGGCGTGGTGGTACCTGCCACAGTCGCGCTGACCCTGTTTGTGTTTGACTGGCGACTGGGGCTGACGGCGCTGCTGTGCGCGCCGCTGATCTATTTCACCCATCACTGGTCGGCCAATGCCATTGGCGCCAATGACGCGCGGGTCGAAGCCGCCGCCAGCGAAGCCGGCAACCGCGTGGTGGAATTTGCCCGCTACCAGCAAGTGCTGCGCGCCTTTGGCCGGGCCCAGGGCGGCTATCAGCCGTTGCAGGCGGCCAACCACGCACAACAACAGGCCGGGGGCTCGGTGCTGGCGCAGACCTTTCCCAAGTTGCTGGCCGGAGGCCTGAGCGTGCAATTGGCGTTCGCCCTGCTGGTTGGCGCGGGCATTGCCCTGGCCGTGACCCAACAGATCGACGCCATCGAGTTGGTGGCCTTGCTGGCCCTGGCCGCGCGGTTTGTCGGGCCCCTGGCGGAGGCCGCTGCGCGCAGTGGTTTGTTGCGTATGGCCGGCAACGACCTGGAGCAACTGGTGAGCATCCTGCGCCAACCACCTCTGGCGGAACCGGCGCACAGCCAACCCATGAGCGCCCCCGGCAGCCTCGAATTTGAACACGTGGGCTTTACCTACCCCAGTGGCCCGCCGGTGCTCAAGAACCTGAGTTTCAGCGCCCAGCCCAACACGATGACAGCGATTGTCGGCGCGTCGGGCTCGGGCAAGACCACTGTCACCCGCCTGCTGATGCGCTTCTTCGATGCCAGCGAGGGCAGCGTCAAGGTGGGCGGCGTGGATGTGCGCGCGCTGTCCAGCGAAGCCCTGATGGGGCAGCTGTCTTTGGTGATGCAGGACGTGTATCTGTTCGGCGGCAGCCTGGAGGCCAACATCCGCGTCGGCAACCCGGATGCCAGCCCTCGGCAGTTGGCGCAAGCGGCAACATTGGCTGGCGTCGATGAGATCGTCGCGCGCCTGCCACAAGGCTGGGACACCCCGGTCGGTGAAGGGGGTTCC comes from the Pseudomonas shahriarae genome and includes:
- a CDS encoding ABC transporter ATP-binding protein, yielding MSVDSGLQVRGLRKRYNNGVQALRGVDLSVGPGMYGLLGPNGAGKSSLMRTLATLQQPDAGSIHLDGVDVLADSNHLRRRLGYLPQQLGAYPGVSARDLLDRFAWLKGRTDSRQRRAEIEGLLAKVNLQDAAHRALATYSGGMLRRFGIAMALVGSPRLLIVDEPTAGLDPAERNRFHRVLADVAAESIVLLSTHIVEDVENLCSRLAVLAGGQILVEGSPQALLGAEQGRLWAASFGRGETLPAALHVAASPEGSRVIVQGERPADPRFMPHAPRLEDIYYLALAQAGEAVDA
- a CDS encoding ABC transporter ATP-binding protein yields the protein MTSALDTLQRPVNHLIRLGVALAAVGALVNLVPSIALTELARLLLAGTAEQQALWLCASWVVIALSVGWMACGAALWLTHLADHRLQASLREALVGKLARVPLGWYTESSSGAVRKVVQDDLEDLHHLIAHHAVERTAAIVTPLAGLVWLASLNWRLALLAVLTLPLYSLAYALMMRGFGSKMQLLDQSMTRISAAIVEFVHGISVVKAFGRVGQAHHGYQQAVSQFGQQYADWVRPLLRLEAISSMALSVPVILLVSLGVGSLWLSRGWITPLQLFAETLVAVVIPQSLLVINQSLAAQRTAQAAAGRIEALLNVEELPTPAHCREPAGHDVRFEQVEFGYDAAHPILKGIDLYCPAGTVTALVGSSGAGKSTLAKLVPRFHDVNAGRVLVGGVDVRQIDPGKLYRHVGFVLQDAQLVHGSVADNLRLGCPGASDEQLQAAARAAQIHQRILALPRGYQSVIGEDAILSGGEAQRLSIARTLLADTPVLILDEATSHADPQSEALIQDALSALARGRTVLVIAHRLASIRDVDQIVVLDQGRVVECGRHQQLLQANGAYSRLWHASALEASL
- a CDS encoding ABC transporter ATP-binding protein, which gives rise to MIRSLSTLLGPAHATRLYRYLAWLVASAMLQGLAVALLVPILHALFAGDLPTAMTWLAGLAAMVVLTCIAHYQQAMQGFALALLVLTTLHERLGQHLMRLPLGWFDSEKVGQLSRSATSGTLMVTGLFAHYLGPVVSGVVVPATVALTLFVFDWRLGLTALLCAPLIYFTHHWSANAIGANDARVEAAASEAGNRVVEFARYQQVLRAFGRAQGGYQPLQAANHAQQQAGGSVLAQTFPKLLAGGLSVQLAFALLVGAGIALAVTQQIDAIELVALLALAARFVGPLAEAAARSGLLRMAGNDLEQLVSILRQPPLAEPAHSQPMSAPGSLEFEHVGFTYPSGPPVLKNLSFSAQPNTMTAIVGASGSGKTTVTRLLMRFFDASEGSVKVGGVDVRALSSEALMGQLSLVMQDVYLFGGSLEANIRVGNPDASPRQLAQAATLAGVDEIVARLPQGWDTPVGEGGSSLSGGERQRVSLARALLKRAPIVLLDEATAALDPQNEAYVQAAIGTLIQRATVLVIAHRLPTIMAADQILVLDEGRLVESGTHRQLLTHNGRYAGFWHERQRAGGWRLKQERPSL